In Tripterygium wilfordii isolate XIE 37 chromosome 17, ASM1340144v1, whole genome shotgun sequence, the genomic window aaagtcAACTGTATCACatggtatatttttttgttgttcgtATAGCATTGTTATTTTTGATAGGGaaatcgtttttttttttttggtaaaaaaggAGGTGTTGATATATAATTGATAAGCAGTTTAGAATTTGAATATGCAGTGTGTGTTTTTAGGTATTTTCATGATTATTAGAAAATATAATCTGAACTGAGATGGTGCTGATGGGGGAGAACTGGACTTTTGTTAGAAGCATGCCTAGGTGCAAAGCCAAGGGGAGATTGTCTAACTGCTGATCGGGTGGCCTATGGATTAAGGCAATTGCTAGCACATTTAGTGAGCAGAGGGGAGGATTGAATAACTAGTGAGTGTGGTTCACACGAAGGAGGGGTATGGGACAGTTTTCAAGATTGGTATCATTCACAGTCGGGGATAGTGGAAGAGTGCTCTTCTTGGATGGTATCGGGGCTCGGAAACTTTGATGGTCGACGgctttattaatttgttttccaTTGCTGAGAATAGGGGAGCTGATATGTTAAATGcttaaataattgaaaaaaagagCATTTGGGAATGATTGTAAAGCCTTTGAACAGGTGTCAGGGAATCAGTGTTTGATGGGAGGAAGGAATGTCGTAGAACTGCGTGATAGATAACTGTAAAAGCGATAGTATGGTTAACCCATGTACAAAGATGACTCAATTTCAAAGTTCTACAAGAAGTCGCCTCTAGATATCTTGTTTGTACACATCTTATATTTGTTACACGAGTCTACAGTGAATAAGCTTCACTAGGAACACTTTGGAAGGTTCATAGCCCAATCATCCCAAAGctatcttattttttttttccaaagctCCATCACTCCCACTCTGCAAGCTTCAATTCTCAACTTGGTGATCCAATCCTGCCCTTAAAGTACATATTTTCCCTCCAAAATTTCTTTCCAGTGGCTGCCATGTTGTCAACTTGCGCCCTTGAGGCACCAAGTCCCTGCAATGCCTGAGGTGCAAGAAACACTTAAGACTTGGGGAGGCACCGAGGGGTGCCCTTTTTTACCCAAGAAACACTTAATACATGTGTTTGAGTTAAGCATGGCAGTAATTTAAAACTATAATAAAAGTATGTAAGAAATATGTGCTGTTAAAGGATATATGCTACCAACACAGTGATCTTGTTTTTccttcttcatttttctttgttgttttggcTTAGTGGTTCCAAGGATTTCTAGTAGAAACTCTAGGTTTATCatactttcattttctttttggctttaatttttttgtgtgcATGGTTTTGTTAAGGCTCTTCCAGTTATGCATTTGTTGGTTTGAAAATAAAGACTAGAAAATGGCACAGCCCAAAATCAGCTgcattttgaattattacatggGCCCAATGCCAACAACATTAGTTGTGTTTTGAATGTATTACTTGGATCCCGAGCAACTGGCgtctttttgaaaattttcctaGCTTTAAAAAGTCCCAAACAGCTGCAAAAGTAAATAATTCGCCCAGGCTCACACCCATAGTTGAGGCACAAGGCATCAAGGCTCTTGCCTAGGCGATGCCCGAGTCAAGGCTCCTTGCAGAGAGATTTGCCTGGACTTTCCTTACTATGCTGGAGTACGAGTAAATAGTTGATTAAATGGGTGTAGTTGAATACTTGAAGTGTGTAGCTTGCATTGTGATAGGTCTTAGATCTGCATCATATCTCTCTATTCTTAGGAGATTTTTGACATTGTACCTTGCAAATTTCAGATATGAGGAAATTTGTACTAGTTTCACACTTTTGATGTTTAAgatgatatttgatatttttctttgattgctTCTGTTTCactgtttttttatttcttttggtgcATTTCTTTGATATCCTCCTGCTGTACTTTGTTGTCTCCAATTTCAAATTGTATTTCTCAACAGTAATTTCAAAACTATGCACTTTGTTCATTTGGTTGGGCTTGAAAGGTGTAAGTTTCTTCAGTATTTAGTCAACTGGTGCATGTATGATAAATGTACAGTGTTCCATTTGTTCCATTAGTTGGATGCTTGCTTGTTAATTTTGTTCAGTAGGTGGGATGAGTATTTAGGttcatttttttcttgtaaGCCTGCTTCCTGCTGCAATATTGAATTCCATGGTTCTCTCATTTGAAGCGGGCTCATTAAGTGAAGTTTATTCACCTTAATAAGAAATAAAAGATTCGTAAAATTGAGATTTCCACCAGCATGAAGGAAGATAGTTGAAAAAGAGCATAAAATGTTCTGTCCTGAATCTCCTGATGTATTATTCtattttgtttatgtttcttttgtgcatgcttgttaattttattttcacccAAGTTGATGAACATTTAGGCAGTTAAACTTCGATCAAAATGTTGAATGGATGGGTATATAAGGAATGTATGAGTATTCTATATTAGCCCATTGATTGTATGTTTTATATGTTAATCTTGTGCAGTATGGTGGGATTAGTATTTAGGGTCCATTTTTGTGGGGGCATGGCAATTATCTACTTTGAGCTGATATATTGACGGCTAGTACCATAACCCAATGACCAATGTTCATTTCTTGAGACCCTTCTTATGTGCGGTCGACAACTGGTGATATTTACAATGTGATCCATATTTTTTGACACTTTGTGTCAGTAGCATAACACTTTCCCTTGCACTGGGGTGGCTTTTGGCGCAACCATTTCCTGAATTCATTAGAATTTTGTGACTATTCGATTGTGTGTTTGTCTGCTTATCGGTTGATGGAAATGAGTACTAAACACATTGTAGTTGTATATGTTGTTAGGGTTGCCGTGTTATAGAGGATATTTATGGAAGATATGCAATagtttatttgattttgaaaactgATTTTATTTAAAAACATTTTGTGGTGGTGAGGGATGGTTTTCCATGTTTCTTTGCATTATTTGGATTAAACTGGTTGATGGCTGGGGTGTTGGTGGTATCTTTGAAGGCTGGCGGTGGCTTTTGTTTGATAGCAGTTCCCTGTGCAAAGCTTTAGTTAATTTTGTTTGTCATAGCTGAGTAGAAAAGCATTTTGATTGTGGATTTCTTTTACTGAAAAGAAGCCCAGTTCTGGGCTTTAAAAATAACATTACTGAGAAGAAGCCACAAGGGGCGTTGTTTTTCAACCAAATACAGGAATTATTTGGGATgttcaattttttgttcttttttatttgaatgCGGGAAGGGGGATCCAAGCCTGCATTTAGCAGGTAAATGGTAACTACCTTAACAAAATCATGGTGGATGGTGGATGGTGGATGCGTGAGAGGGGTTGGTCTGATGATCCTATCACAAGATATCTACTCAGTTGCATCCAATAATAAATTAACTTCTAGATCATGTTGCTTGCTATTTCAATGAATAACAGTACTTGGTCAACTATGCCATGGTGTCAACACTGAATGTTCCTCATACCTGTaagattttgtttcttttttaattatccAACAAATAGCCAATGGAATTGATGCCTTACGATCACCTTATGCGCAATTGGACTGCCGAGCATTAAGCCCATTTTGCGCCGATCTGGACACCATGGATGACAAACCTGTGACTCAGGGACTCACATTTCCAGATCTTTTCGACCCTTTTAATCAATGGAGGGTAATATGGGCTGAATCTCATATCTCCTTGCAAAGAAAGTATTATTTGATTGTTGTAATTCCTCTTTTATGAAGATTTTCAATAGTGAGATTTCTTTCCCACACAACTCCCTTCCTCTGCCCACCCAAAAGAATTtagaaaatggaggaaaaaaacTGAGGTCAGAACTCTTAATGTTTCTTTTTCTGAAAAACCTTATCAATTATTTTCTGTAGCTTCTGTTGGATATCTATTTGGCTTTTCTGGTTCTAGGTCATCCATTTTTATCCTCTGATATCAAGAGGGATAGTTAGTTTGTGTTTTTCAAATGGCTTTGAATCGTGCAGAGCATTCTGCAATCCTGCTGATGTCGAAGCATTTACGGAGGAGAAGAAGCAATCCCTGTTGGTTAAGCATCAGGGGAGGGGTGCAGATTTTGTTCGTGCAGTGAAGGAGATAATCGACAGTTATGAGAAGTTAAGGCAACATAACCAAGTTGATGGTCCCAGTATTGGTAACAAAGATGCTCTGAAAGATGGTGTCAATCTTGTGGATTCATCAGCTCAAACCGGGTTGAAGGACCTGGCACAAATTGCTGAAGAAACTCATGATATGCTTATAGAAACTTTAGATTCTACTGCATGTGTGGATAAGCCAGGCACAGCCAATGATGCTCCAGTTGCAGCAGAAGCAGATGCTTTGCCTGATAAAGAGACCTCATCAGGACAATCAGCTGAGAAAGCCACAGTTAACACAACACCTATTATTACTACTTACACATCGCGGAAACGCTCTGGGGGTTTACGATCTAGAAAATTTGTAACACAGAAAGCGCCGACAGAATCAGTTCAAAGGTCCTCACGGGTTGAATCGTGTAGGTTGCAAAACCTTACTCTGCCATGTAACGATGCCAGTATACCTGCTGGAGGTATATCAACTAATCTAATTGAGGATGTTCCTtcaaaaagaaagaggagaacaagGAAATCACCAGATGCCTTTGAACGTAACGATGTGGATTCATCTGCTTTTCTTTCGAATGGTAGCGTTGAAGACAATGGTTCTGAAATTGTTACAGTTGAGTCGGAAGCTATGAGTTTGAATGATGGCAGCACAATGGACTCTGGTTGTAAACTCGAGCAGTCTGAGTCAGTTGCTGAGTGTTTGGAGGAAGATGTTGAGTTGAGCAAAAGGCTTGATTTTCAAATAAAGGCAGTCATCgttaagaaaaaaagaaaaccaatcCGAAAACGTGTGGCTAATGGTACAGTTGAGCCTCCTGCCAGACTGGACATGGAGCCAGATTTAGAGGCAGTGGTGCATGATCCTGGTCAGAATTCACAAGATGGCAATGGGAGGCACTTCAGAGATGATGGAGATGAGCACCTGCCACTATTAAAACGAGCAAGAGTTCGAATGGGTAAACCTTCAAATGAGGATGGGGAATCCATTAGTGTTTCGTGGACTGAAAAATCCTTGACCGAAGTTACAGTCAGTTCACCTGTGGAAGTTGCCCCTTCATTAAAATGCAATGATGATAGTATTGTCGATAGAGATTCATCTGCAGTGAAGGGACCCTCAGATAATGAATCACCTTCAAGGGATTCAACTGAAATTCCTGGGGATGGGCCACAGCttgagaaagttgagcaaaacCAATCGTTCTACTGCTCAGCAGAAGGTGAAGCTACTTTACCTCCCTCAAAACGCCTTCATCGTGCTATGGAGGCTATGTCAGCCAATGCTGCTGCTGAAAAAGACATAGCGTGTGTCAGTAAGTCATCAGTGATGAAAGCTTCAATTAATGGCTGTTGTGTTCCTTCATTGAGGAGGAGTTCTCCTTTGGTAATAGAAGCTAAAGAAGGGAATAATTTGGAGCAGCAGAGCATGGATTCTTCTAGAAAAAGTGCTGGATTTTGTAGGAGTTTGAACACTTTGGAGGATTCATCCAAAGGTTTAGTTGAAACAGACACTTGCAGTCAACACATTGATAGCTATGATGTTGGAAAGCCCAAATTATGCAAAGACTGTCCAGAGGCTATGCGTTCTATTGACAGCAAAGCACTTAGTAGCTTAACGTTCAACACTCACAATGTTCAGATTGGAATCGAAACCCAAAGTGCAGAACATGCGTCACCGAATCTTGACAGAAGGCAAGATAGTCCAAGATTGAACCTTGATTCATGGGATCAGTTATTGACTTGGGAGCATGAAAGTGATTCTCAAAATACTGACTTTATTGAGTTTCAAGCTGTAAATCATGCTAAAAAACATGATGTTTTGGAAAATTCTATAACTAGTGTAGATGTTGACTCAAGGACTGATGGGGCTACTAAAGTTTCACCTCAAAATGGTGAGGAAGTTCTCCATGTGTGTGCAGAGGGTACTTTTTGCTCAAACACCATGCCTTCAAGGTCTCAAATTGATGAAAACAGCCTGGTTAATGGCATGTAAGTTTGTGTTCTGGGTATTTTTATCGTAGTTTCTCCATTGCTTGATGTTCATTTTTCCATTTAGCATCATCTACAATGGCTGTATGTACTAGAGCAACTGTACTGGACATGTAAGGAATGAACTTCAAGTGAAGATAATTTCCCTGTTACCTGTTTTTTATTTAGTCATTGTGTGAAAAGTTGCTATTGGATTTTGTTCTTATGCATCATTTCATTTTAACAGTTTATATTGTAAGATAATTTCATTCAAAATTTCCATGGCTAATGTACTTTCTTGTTCTAGGTATCTGGTTGTGAAAGATGATGATCATCTTGAGAGACGGAAGGATACAAATTCTGTTTGCATTTCTAATAATATTGAGGCTGGGAAGGATGTGTCATGTGTCAGGTTGAGTCCATCTTCTGCTGATGGAGTTGATTCTCCTGCACAGATGTCTCCCCTCAATACCTCTATCTGTCACATGTCTACTTCAGAAAGTGCCAATTTTGTTCTGAACAATGGCTGTTGTAGTCCAAATGCTCATTTGCAAGACAAGAAAGAAATTTGTGCTTTAGTTactgatgaagaagaaaaaagtgaatCTGCAATATCTCACAGACCAAAGTCAGCTGGAAGGTCTAGCAGTACTGCGGAAGCACATGCTGCTTTATTATCTTTTGAGGCAATGCTTGGAACACTGACTAGGACAAAGGAGAGCATTGGTCAAGCAACTCGTATAGCTATTGACTGTGCAAAGTTGGGTGTCTCTGCCAAGGTATGGATTatgttgatttaattttttttttaatgatcttTTGCTTTTGTCTTCTATGGATGGATCGGGACTCCAAAGTTTACCCTATTTCATTCtgcttttatttttgaattttttttatgaacaatGAATTCGGTAAAAGTGAAATAGTTGGAAATGGGAAAGATACAATTAGCtgcttgaaaaagaaaaagaaacgaaaAAGTAAGAATGTGCTCAGagaattaaaaaagaagaagaatataatAGAGTTCAACTATCAAATGCAACTACTACAAAGTCTATAAGATATCCTGAAACGTAAGTAGAAAAGATGAATACCAAGATGAGCTTATTAATTTTTCCTATGGTAACTTTGTAAATTGAATGTGCAATATTTTGATTCTAGTTTCTGGGGAATAGAAATGCTTTTTAGAGTTTCTGTTAAAATTCAGTGTTTGGAATGGTATCAAGTTTTAACACACtgaattaattttaattgttcAAGGCTATACTACAGTGTTCCTTGAGATGCAGCTTTTTTTCTTCGAATGAAAAAAGGGGTGCCATCTCATATACAAAAGAAGTGTCCAAATAATATTTAGGGTGTCTTTGCATTCTACAAATTGCTAGTGTATGATAAACTGAGATCCACAAAATCTCATGCATGATTCTTGTACAAGAAAAGTAACCCTGTTGCCACACATATACTTCTAGAatctttaaataattttttggtgCTTCTCATGTGTTACAAACTGAGATCCAGAATGCTTGATTTTTAATGTGATAAGAAGTAAGGAACCCTCCACAAAGAGAATATTTACTCCCCTTTTTCCCTGCCTTGTGTTGTTGCCAACGTAAGCTCTCATTCAGCTTCACCACCTCAAATTTTGATATTACTTTTCTGTTTCTGATTAAATGTATGGCATTTCTTCCAGAAATACTAGCTACTCTTCTTTGTGTAGTCAAGGGGAATTGACGTAGGACAGCTCTTGCACCTTCTTTAAAGGGTTCTTGTGAGGGATTTTTAGCAATTAGGGTTAAATATAGGGTTTGGATGATTAGGGCTCAAGAGAACTTGAAATTAGGGCTTTAAAACGGTAGAATCAGATTGGATATCGCAGGAAAATTAGAGAAAACGAAGTAAAGGAAAGATAGATAACCTAAGATTTACACCTATGGTTCCTTTGCATCATACAGTCGAAAAGCAAGTCACATGTTTGAAAGCAATCTCAAtattattcatcatcatcataccTTGAGAGATTAcagccacacacacacacacacatctccTAGTGATCCTAATTCTACAAAACTTCAAACAATACTAGAATTCCtaaaaagtaaactaataagATTCCAATTCTAAAAATGAGTTGACTTAACAAAATAGCCTTATAAAAGACTCATATAATAAATTACTAACAATACATTCGAAATTCTAGCATACCTAGAAACTCCGATATTACCCCTTGAATGACAATTAAAGGAAACTTATTAAAAACTGACCCAATAGTAAACTAACTTAAGAACACATAAAAATAAGACTTAAGCCTAGCTAGAGTAGGATCTGTAAGTTTGCGGATGGGTCATGAATCTGCATTGTTAGATCTTGGAATTTGCTCTTCAGGACCTCTTTAGCTCCTCCATCAAGAATCTTATTGCTCAACAATCATGAAATGAAACTTTGTGCTTGAATATTCACCCATCGGTCAAGTTCGATGTATAACATTGGAATAGTATAAGCAATTATCTATGTCTGGTGCCTGCAAACTCGTGGTTTGTCATATACTTTATCAGACTTTGACAACATGTTCTAAGATATCACTGATTCAAGTAGCAAAGTTGTTCTATGGCAGGGTTTCAAACCTTAAAAAATGGTACAAGTGATTGAACTTTTCATCTTTAGGTCCTTTAATCAGTAGTTCTGTTAGTATTTAGAATGCACCTGTATTAGCAAAATTTTTATGTTGCATCTCATATGTTTTTCCTCATCCTActtaacccaaaaccctatttagCATTTCTTTAAAGTTAAActtatgaaatttcaaaatataatttGATCTTGGGGTATGCATATGAAATGAATGGAGGGTAATCTTTGATGCCTATGAATTTGCACCATAATGTTGGATGCTATGccatgttatatttttttgttaaaaggAATTATACCTTGTGGTTTCTTGAGGGCAAAGAGGTTACTATGTTCACGCAAATTGTGCTATATGTTAAAATGGGAATTTGAACTTTTGAAGCACAAAAGTGAGTCAGCCAGACGTTCTTGTTAGTTGAAATGGGACTGCATGAACTCTCATCCTGTTTTCTTGTTGTGTAATGTTCTGAAATTGATTTTTGAAACTtgtgatgattttcttgatgttTTGTATGTATTCCCTTTTTTGATTAGGTTGTGGAAATTTTGGCTCGTTATTTAGAAGTTGAGTCAAGCCTGCACAGAAGGGTGGATTTATTCTTCCTTGTTGATTCTATTATGCAGTTCTCACGTGGTTTAAAAGGTATTTTTATTATCTCTTAGTTCTGCTGAGATATTACACCTCTCTAAGACCTTTGGAAGAGGAGGAAATCTCGTCACTATTTTCTTGCATTCTTATTGCTTGCTCTGCAATGAAACTAACTGGGCAATTTCCAGGTGATTTTGGTGGTATTTATCCTTCAGCTATTCAAGAAGTGCTACCCCGTCTGCTGTTAGCTACTGCTCCTCCGGGAAGTATTGCACAGGAAAATAGGAGACAATGTTTAAAGGCTAGTGAAGAAAATTTCTCTATCAGTTAAAAAATttcctgcattttttttttcagattgtgGTTTACTAGCATATGCTTACTTTATACAGGTTTTGAGGCTTTGGCTGGAAAGAAAGATCCTTCCAGAGTCTTTTATTCGCGAACATATGCGAGATCTTGATTCATGGAGTGGTCCTTCTGCTGGTCTCTATTCTCGCCGCTCAGCAAGGACAGAAAGGGCTCTAGATGATCCTGTTAGAGACATGGAGGGTATGCTGGTTGACGAATATGGAAggtttgttttttcttgaatCTATGGCTtctaatttgttttaatttatcatttaatgaGATTGGTATTTGTTGCACAGCAATTCAAGTTTTCTGCTTCTTGGATTTTGTATGCCTCCCATGCTtaaggatgaagatgaggaa contains:
- the LOC119982415 gene encoding protein HUA2-LIKE 3 isoform X1, with the protein product MAPSRRKGVSKAAAARRQWKVGDLVLAKVKGFPAWPATVSEPEKWGYSADWKKVLVHFFGTQQIAFCNPADVEAFTEEKKQSLLVKHQGRGADFVRAVKEIIDSYEKLRQHNQVDGPSIGNKDALKDGVNLVDSSAQTGLKDLAQIAEETHDMLIETLDSTACVDKPGTANDAPVAAEADALPDKETSSGQSAEKATVNTTPIITTYTSRKRSGGLRSRKFVTQKAPTESVQRSSRVESCRLQNLTLPCNDASIPAGGISTNLIEDVPSKRKRRTRKSPDAFERNDVDSSAFLSNGSVEDNGSEIVTVESEAMSLNDGSTMDSGCKLEQSESVAECLEEDVELSKRLDFQIKAVIVKKKRKPIRKRVANGTVEPPARLDMEPDLEAVVHDPGQNSQDGNGRHFRDDGDEHLPLLKRARVRMGKPSNEDGESISVSWTEKSLTEVTVSSPVEVAPSLKCNDDSIVDRDSSAVKGPSDNESPSRDSTEIPGDGPQLEKVEQNQSFYCSAEGEATLPPSKRLHRAMEAMSANAAAEKDIACVSKSSVMKASINGCCVPSLRRSSPLVIEAKEGNNLEQQSMDSSRKSAGFCRSLNTLEDSSKGLVETDTCSQHIDSYDVGKPKLCKDCPEAMRSIDSKALSSLTFNTHNVQIGIETQSAEHASPNLDRRQDSPRLNLDSWDQLLTWEHESDSQNTDFIEFQAVNHAKKHDVLENSITSVDVDSRTDGATKVSPQNGEEVLHVCAEGTFCSNTMPSRSQIDENSLVNGMYLVVKDDDHLERRKDTNSVCISNNIEAGKDVSCVRLSPSSADGVDSPAQMSPLNTSICHMSTSESANFVLNNGCCSPNAHLQDKKEICALVTDEEEKSESAISHRPKSAGRSSSTAEAHAALLSFEAMLGTLTRTKESIGQATRIAIDCAKLGVSAKVVEILARYLEVESSLHRRVDLFFLVDSIMQFSRGLKGDFGGIYPSAIQEVLPRLLLATAPPGSIAQENRRQCLKVLRLWLERKILPESFIREHMRDLDSWSGPSAGLYSRRSARTERALDDPVRDMEGMLVDEYGSNSSFLLLGFCMPPMLKDEDEEHDSDGGTFEAVTPEHNSEEMEAIPATEKGRHILEEVDGELEMEDVAPACDVEMSSTNGAPAVIAAQATQDRFVQHFPLPYAPPLPQDVPPSSPPLPSSPPPPPPPPPPSVPPAPILVPLPRTCSRPPYANAVDSKHYYNMWDDLPQQSAHQSVPLRLNSSIPSSMHYHAPKSRDHKMPTQGLDSTSFPVRSANNLQSDSPSLHHKAYPPRPPHPAPSNQFSYFETGQHMKSRRDYPPPSYPHRSHSTWNFDEGNFYNNGGNFYNEHERINPAPYEISESRTFPAHRYSGPRYPDKVKSSYGPGSHGPPREQTRSMNQEWHFPHRAMHHRNSVPFRPPPDAGFPGVSRVPSVWRSR
- the LOC119982415 gene encoding protein HUA2-LIKE 3 isoform X2 — its product is MAPSRRKGVSKAAAARRQWKVGDLVLAKVKGFPAWPATVSEPEKWGYSADWKKVLVHFFGTQQIAFCNPADVEAFTEEKKQSLLVKHQGRGADFVRAVKEIIDSYEKLRQHNQVDGPSIGNKDALKDGVNLVDSSAQTGLKDLAQIAEETHDMLIETLDSTACVDKPGTANDAPVAAEADALPDKETSSGQSAEKATVNTTPIITTYTSRKRSGGLRSRKFVTQKAPTESVQRSSRVESCRLQNLTLPCNDASIPAGGISTNLIEDVPSKRKRRTRKSPDAFERNDVDSSAFLSNGSVEDNGSEIVTVESEAMSLNDGSTMDSGCKLEQSESVAECLEEDVELSKRLDFQIKAVIVKKKRKPIRKRVANGTVEPPARLDMEPDLEAVVHDPGQNSQDGNGRHFRDDGDEHLPLLKRARVRMGKPSNEDGESISVSWTEKSLTEVTVSSPVEVAPSLKCNDDSIVDRDSSAVKGPSDNESPSRDSTEIPGDGPQLEKVEQNQSFYCSAEGEATLPPSKRLHRAMEAMSANAAAEKDIACVSKSSVMKASINGCCVPSLRRSSPLVIEAKEGNNLEQQSMDSSRKSAGFCRSLNTLEDSSKGLVETDTCSQHIDSYDVGKPKLCKDCPEAMRSIDSKALSSLTFNTHNVQIGIETQSAEHASPNLDRRQDSPRLNLDSWDQLLTWEHESDSQNTDFIEFQAVNHAKKHDVLENSITSVDVDSRTDGATKVSPQNGEEVLHVCAEGTFCSNTMPSRSQIDENSLVNGMYLVVKDDDHLERRKDTNSVCISNNIEAGKDVSCVRLSPSSADGVDSPAQMSPLNTSICHMSTSESANFVLNNGCCSPNAHLQDKKEICALVTDEEEKSESAISHRPKSAGRSSSTAEAHAALLSFEAMLGTLTRTKESIGQATRIAIDCAKLGVSAKVVEILARYLEVESSLHRRVDLFFLVDSIMQFSRGLKGDFGGIYPSAIQEVLPRLLLATAPPGSIAQENRRQCLKVLRLWLERKILPESFIREHMRDLDSWSGPSAGLYSRRSARTERALDDPVRDMEGMLVDEYGSNSSFLLLGFCMPPMLKDEDEEHDSDGGTFEAVTPEHNSEEMEAIPATEKGRHILEEVDGELEMEDVAPACDVEMSSTNGAPAVIAAQATQDRFVQHFPLPYAPPLPQDVPPSSPPLPSSPPPPPPPPPPSVPPAPILVPLPRTCSRPPYANAVDSKHYYNMWDDLPQQSAHQSVPLRLNSSIPSSMHYHAPKSRDHKMPTQGLDSTSFPVRSANNLQSDSPSLHHKAYPPRPPHPAPSNQFSYFETGQHMKSRRDYPPPSYPHRSHSTWNFDEGNFYNNGGNFYNEHERINPAPYEISESRTFPAHRYSGPRYPDKVKSSYGPGSHGPPREQTRSMNQEWHFPHRAMHHRNSVPFRPPPDAGFPGNEKLKKKRESGMGASESVPEKSIHEFTVKDSKGEDVDLSIYKGKVLLVVNVASKCGFTDSNYTQLTALYEKYKDKDFEILAFPCNQFLKQEPGTSEDAQEFACTRYKAEYPIFQKVRVNGPTAAPIYKFLKAGKGGFFGSRIKWNFTKFLVDKEGNVLNRYGSTTAPLSIEADIKKALSEV